In Oryctolagus cuniculus chromosome X, mOryCun1.1, whole genome shotgun sequence, a single window of DNA contains:
- the LOC100340697 gene encoding histone H2A-Bbd type 1-like — translation MRGKKPSKKAGKRRKPNVSRSTRAELQFPVSRVDRHLHHDRYAQRLSSSTPVFLAGVLEYLTSNILELAGEEAHKNSRVRITPEHMRKAIESSEHLRDLLEEDPKPRDEDVAQPEEKE, via the coding sequence ATGCGCGGGAAGAAACCCAGCAAGAAAGCCGGTAAGCGCAGGAAGCCCAACGTCTCCCGCTCTACCAGAGCCGAGCTGCAGTTTCCCGTGAGCCGCGTGGACCGCCACCTGCACCACGACCGCTACGCGCAGCGCCTGAGCTCCTCCACGCCGGTTTTCCTGGCGGGGGTCCTCGAGTACCTGACCTCCAACATCCTGGAGCTGGCTGGCGAGGAGGCCCACAAGAACAGCAGGGTACGCATCACCCCGGAACACATGAGGAAGGCGATTGAAAGCAGCGAGCACCTCAGGGACCTGCTAGAGGAGGACCCCAAGCCCCGGGATGAGGACGTGGCCCAACCCGAGGAGAAAGAGTGA